The stretch of DNA TTATTGGTAAAATCTAGCGCCGAGCCGCTTTAttcgcaaaattttgcaaacttGTCTTATGCAAGCGAGTTTAACGAACCGCTCGTTTCCTACGATTAACCGTGTGTTTTTCAACAGCGCGCGGTCTTTTTCATCGCTCGGTCGCGACGCGCGAAGTCTCCCTCTCCCGCTGAACCCCCCCGGGTGTCTCGCGGTTTAATTTCCAGCCTCGACATTTGCGTAACCCAGTTTCGCCATTGTTCGATTCAATGGTAGATCGTAACGTCCGCCATCCGGATAGGAGATTATAATGCTCGCGTGTATGTGGTATCGCGCATCGTCGCCTCGCGCGCCTGTGCGCGTGTGCACGCGCGTGCATCGGTGCCACGAGACGAAAGTACACCAACACACGTGTGTGTGCAACGAGGACGTATGCATgcctatacatatataggtCCGATAAATGAACGACGGTCGATTCGCGTGGTAGAATTTACGAATTCATCGACTTTCTCTTCTTATCTGAAATCCCGACTCGTCAGGAACCATTCGCGCCAGTTTTATGTtgctatactttttttttttttttttctttcgtcaTTGACAATggattataaattcaatttcaaattgTTTCACAATATATCAGTTTTACGCTACAAAAAATGGAATTaagaaatgattaattatcatCGAAAATTGTgatctaaattttaaaaaattggaacaTTAAAAGCGgtctaatttttatctttaattggCATTTGATCAACAatactttttctaaatttaaaattttttattttaatgaaattgatCACTCTTTCTTAGCtttctaattttcaatttcataaaaaatatatagcaatTATCAACAGTATAAATTactgaaataaatcaaaagagaaattaaaactCGCTTCATCGTTGAACGCTTTTATACGTTTTGCAATCTGTTAAAATCTCATATCCTGAAATTTCATATCCAAAGTATCATGTATTGAAGTTTTTCGTATCAGCCGACGTTATGGCGCGCGTTACTCGACGATATTTTACCGACACCGTGTATCAGGTATACTCCATTTGGAGGCGGTTTTGTTCTCGGCGCAGCAGAGCACAGCACAGCACAGCACACGCAGAGAACGAGGCGCGGCTTCGCCGGTAAAAGCGCCCGCTCCGAATAGCATGGACGTCGCATGCGTATTGCGGCGCAAGACTTGGTCCCCACCAAGTAACGCTAGTGACAGTCGATTGGACGAAATGGTGAAGAGGGCTCGTCGTCTTATTCTTAAGCTAGACAAGGGCGgtgaggaagaaaaagaaaaaggaatagTACCGAGCTGGATTGGCTATGCTAATCCATGTTCAACCGGCCACCTTATCTCGATGCTCATCCCGACATTTTGTCGGTGAATCCGAGAAACGGAGAAACGCGACGGACTTGTGCGACACTTATTGTCGCTCATGCCGGGCAGACCTTTTCCAAGACCTTAGAAATTCATCTCTggcgaaagaaaaaatatctcacCTGCACGTAGCTATGCTCGAGCAATGGCGCTGCGAAgcgtaaaatatatgaaatgttcATTCTCCTCTCTCGTGTCCCGCGGCTTCGATCCGCCCGGATAACAGCGCGGATAACCGTCCGGTCATTTGTTACGTCCGCGGTGCAACGCGCGGGCACAAGACCCTGCCCGGCAACTCCTCAAGGCCCAaatagaagaaagaagaacGTGAGCGCGTAAGCGCGAACGTAatccggccggccggccggccggccgctCGGTCCGCACGGCGATTGACCCTGAACTTCAGTCGGTGCTTATACTAGCATTACCAGTAGCGGCGGCGGTAGCAACGCGGATCCGCGCTGACCAGCAACGATTTCCTTATTTAGCAATTTTCTCGATATCACGCAGACATCACGCACGCGAGCGAGTGTGTACGACCGCCCGTAGGACTTATAGAAATACACTGCGCGTCCCGCGAGAGGAGCTGACACCGACGTTAGAAACAGAGAGCAATAGTGCAAATTGTTCCGTCTCTTTCTAATAGATCGGTTGGTAAGCGGCGTTTATACACCTATGATGAGATAAAACAGTTTACATTTTTAGTTGGTCACCTCGCCAGTCGTCTTCTCCCCACTCTTGTGatgtgcgagagagaaaaagagagagagcacgATTGACAAACTATTTCTGTCCTTCAATGGAGCGTCACTCGCGTAGTCTATTCCTATGAGTCTATGATAGTTACGCGCCGCATCTTTAACCAGAGAactcgtgtttttttttctttttcctttaaaattactttgaaTCGCTCCTTCCGCCTTCGCTGATAATTATCGTTATGATATATCTGAATGAGacgtaagaaaaataatgtttgaaaattgatgtcttttattaattttaaatgcgaagtagaaagaaaacaattttttttcttatttttttttcccctatCAATTTTTTGCTTCTTATTTACCGCGCCAgcttcataaaatattgataaagcTATGAATGTTAACGTGAAGCCATGCCGTTCTTTGTTGTTGATTTATCTCACACGAGGCTTCATAACAGCGAAATGATTTTCTTATGCAAGTGCGGATACTAAGCGGATGTAAATTTCCCAGTTATGTAACCGCGACGCTTCGTGACGTCTAATATGAAAGGAATTCATTCCGCGATGAGATGTTATCTAAGAGAATGTATAAACAGTAGCCTAGCAATGACTTCGTAACGAAATGTCGAGTTCGTCGCTACTTTCGGCGATTTAAAATTCCGCGACGGTTTCGGCACCTTCTTCGTGACTTTTACCCAAGGTCTTCCCTTTCGAATTCGTCCGGACTATCAATTGAAGGTCATGACAGCGAATGTGAGGTGTTCTTAGATCAGGAGATCGTCTTATTACGCGTCATTACTTTATCGTTCTGCGATACTGAATTGCACGTTCGCATAATTATTGCCTGTCATATAAATAGTAATgcagaattaagtttttataaacTGACCATAAGTTCGCGCATGTATTAAAAAGACATTTAGTTTATTTACATGCGAATTAATGAAATACGgtgtaagtatattatttttgcgctCTCTTCCCGAAAATGTCACAAGAATGAAAGTTTCCGAGAGTAACCGGTTGATTATTTCCAGTTTGAAACAAACGCTAAAATACGTTTGACATTGCGGAATTCGTAGACATTTACGGCATTGATTTCATAATATTAGTTATACTTCTGCTTCTTGAAAACATAACGTGAAACCGgactttctctctcgcgactTCCCTTGAGAAACTGAAGGAATGCTCGATCAGCCGTTAATTCTCAATTCTTAGCCGTGGCCGCTTTAAACTGTTGCAAATCTTAGACACGCATGAATGAGATATTTCTTGTGCGATCGATATCGATATATTAGTGAAATGTTTTTTCAACGATTGCTGTTATAAGATTATGTTGTAATAACAATTGTTCCCTCGAGATAACAGCTAATCATGAGCGAATTATGTACGATTAGTCGACACTTATAATTAACGAATAAGATGTTATCTTgcagtttcttttatattaacaagattagaaaaatttcttatacaagataaattaataaattcttagaCTTTTAGAATCTcgattacataattaaattttaagtttgattcatcatatatgtaataattataattattagttaagttaattatatttattatatgtgaaGATACTCGAACATTTTTactcgatgcatttattaccATAATTATCAGTCGATTTGTTAAAAACCGGATTATATCGATTAGATTAATGttgtgtgaaatatttatctctttgatttttataaggtaaaaaaataattctgtattAATGGAATTCTTGTAAACTGATAATCAAATCGGATGCAGTTAAATATACGCGTTCGAAGGTGAAGTAAATGCGTGAGGAGTTTAGACTAACTGGATAATTGACATACCGCACCGTTAAACACGTTTGACATGGTCAACCGAGAGCTGCGCAGATATAAGAGAAACGTGAGAAACACGATCTTGTGACACATCAGTATCTTTTCCGCCGTTTTTGAAAGAGCTAAGACACGAAAGGAGGAAATTAATGTAACGAAGCTGCCTTTGCAACACGCAAGGCGACAAGATTACTTATTGGGTTAAGGACGCGggacaaattcttttttcacaCAATTTCCCTTATAACCAtgatctcattttttttaagtttctaACTGCTATTATCTTCTAATCtacaatagaaatataaaatgcactAGGATTGCTActacacattttatttgccAATCTTTTAGCAAATCTCTTCTTGAAATttgattagaaatatataaatttttagatttttaaaattttataatttaatcgtAAATTAGAATAACGTAATATCTTATGTAATACCagttgaataattaaaaaaaaaagtgtaacacgaaatttttatcaaatcaaCTGAGACGTCATTGTCGTTTTTTTGCTTCTTCGAATGTTGATTTGATTCAAGTGTTAGATTCATGCATATAAACATGCAATCTTCAAGGCAAATGAAGAgcgttaacattttttatttttattttagacgaTGTATACTGACGGTCTCCTGACGCTTCACTATGGGAAGCATCCAGCGACCTTGGCCGCGGAGGTCGGGGCCTGGTACAGCGGGGACCGTCACGTGGACGTGACCCTGGCATGCGATGATGGGTCCGTCGTGAAGGCCCACCGCGTCGTATTAGCAGCGGCCAGTCCTCTTTTAGCTAGTCTACTTCGGAATCCCGCACTGGACCACGTAGTTCATTTGTCTGGCGTCCGAAAGACTCAACTGAATCATTTGTTGGAGTTTCTGTACAACGGACAGGCGCTCATACCGGTACGGATTTTGGAGCACAATAGAGATCttttaaggaaaaaaaacgTAACTGCCAAGTCTTAACAACAGAATTTTCTTCCGTTCAGTCGTCAGAGCTCACGCCGTTGAGGGAGCTCTTCGAGCTTCTTCAAATTAAGTCGGGGCTGTTTGAGCCCAATCAACCTCAAACTTCTAGTAATTCTGACTCCGAGAGAGTGTCGACTCCGCAGCCCTCCGAAGGCCAGGAAAGCTGCAGTTATGAGTCTCAATACGACAGCAGGTTgatacaaaacaaatatatatatatatttttttttatcaaatatagaaattagGCTTTGAAGAATCGTCtcgatttttacatttctaattttttaattaacggtCCGAGTAGAATCTAATGTACATCGATCTCTCAACAGAGAGAATTCTGAATGTACGATATTaataaggaaataaaaaaaggatgagaaaaaatatcaggacgcgaATGACTAATCCGAGAGATTAGAAATTAAGAAACAATTGCGACGGTTCTTTAAAgttttctaaaacatttttacatttgatttaattattatatagaattttacttacattagttcgatatatttttatatatacactgccaatcaaaagtttttaaacaataagtattttttccataattattttttttttacattctattTCCGTAAATCCTTGAATGAAGATATACGTTAATACAttcttgaaaatgtttattttaaatgtggtTGCGtggattaaataaaattataataaattcaactgTATGCTTTGTCTAAAAACTTTTGACTGgcaatgtatatattttttttattgggaGCACGAACAAATATTAGTCGTTTTACAGCGAAAGAACGCGAGATGTTACGCATCAAAAGATAAAACtcaataataattctcttaattttaattttacagcaACGTAATATCCACACAATCCTGCCAACATAATATttctgacaaaatattttaaaagtatcatATTCATCAGGCAATCCAATAATCCCGCGGACTGCTGCTCAGTTCTCATTAAAACTGAGGAGGGCTGCGAAGAGGAGCAGGAGGCGGAGGAGCAGGAGCCAGAGCCGGAAGTAGATGTGGATGTCGAAGGCATGGAGGGCGAAAGTCAAGTTACGGACAGGGAAGGCAGCATAGAACCGCCTAGAAGAAGGGATAGCTCCGACCCGGTTAATCTGAGTCTCAATTCCGGCGCGTCCGTCACGAGCGACAGCTCATACGACGTAATACAAAGGTTAGGTTATGCTCTACACGTTGCCCTTCATACGTCATACAATCGCTGCTCTATCGCTAGCTGTTTAGTCATTTTATGAGTCACATCTGATGAAACGGATTAGAAAGCATCTTCAGAACGCCCGGTTTGATCGTCGCAGGTCTGAAAAGCAGATATTCGAAAGGCGAGAATCTCTCGAGGAGGCCGAAGAGAGGAAGAGGCAGTTGGCGGCACGGCTGGCGCTGGGTTTGGAACCCGGGAAAAGGAAACCGGAGGAAATGCCCATCCCACCTGCGGAGGCGTACGTCGTGACGCCTCATCGAAAGCGAAGACCGGGCTTCCACAACGCCCCCGCGCAAAATCCGGCCTTCGTACCCTTCAATCCTGGATTCGAGACGCCCAGGCGGTTGCAGGCGCCGCATCCCCTCAGCGTATCGGCACCACCGTATCTGGTACGCCCCGTTCGACACTTATTTCCAATATATCTCAAAAATATTGACCAATACAATCGAATCTTCGATAAATATTGCGCAACCAATGAGCTTTCTAATTTTGTTCGAGCGTCTGCTCACGCAAGTTTCGCCACTAAATTGTTGCagtttgtttttcaaatacaaaagtCAGAAGAATATCATTTTAATGGTTCGCGATTTTATAGTCACTGCTTATGCACATTGCTGCGCCGTTTCTTGATCGCTGATCGTAAGccgttattaatatatagcaGGACAGGTCGGTGACACCGCCGTCGCATCGCCCGCAGAGCGCCGATCCAGCGTCGGCGGCGGCTTTGGAGCCGCACTGGAACCGCTGGGGTCTGATGCAACCCGCGAGAGCCTCGCAGCCGTTGCCGCCTACGGACGACTCGCCCAGGTCCACTCCGGTGCGGGAGTATCGGTGTAGCTACTGCGGCAAGCAATTCGGCATGTCGTGGAACCTGAAGACACACTTGAGAGTGCACACCGGCGAAAAGCCGTTCGCGTGCAGACTCTGCGTCGCCATGTTCAAGCAGAAGGCTCACTTATTGAAACACCTCTGCTCGGTGCACCGGAGCGTGATAGCCGGCCCCGATAATACGTTCTCGTGTTGTTTCTGTTCGTCGACGAACTTCGTTAATCTGCAGGACCTCATCAGGCATCTCTCGGGACCGCACAACAATCTGCTGCTCAGCAAGAATATACACCGCGAATTCAACCACGAATAGCGACACGGTCAAAGGCCGTCCGGTGCTGAAGAGTATTCCTCGAGCGCGACGACATGATGACGAGTCCTTCGAGCAACATTTCGATGCCCGTAGGATTTCATTAAAACGGCGCGGTCGAGATACTCAACTTCTATTCAGACCATTTTGAAAGATCCTTCTGCGGagtgatatttaaaattatcatgcgAAAGATTTTCACTTTTGACACGTATgacatgtacaaaaaaaaatatatatctttatttattttttatatattaaatataaaatatattttaattatatatttattgtgtgCACGCATTGGcactatatatacatgtatagaTACACGTTAAAAGGAAAAATGAGATTCTAACATCCAAACAGAATTCTGTCGATGCTTCTTCAAAGCATTTCGTTATATTGTCGAAAGGATTTTTTGCAtgacaattttgaatatctcATGCAGTTATGCGTATATTTCTCTATTTGCGATAGTTTTCTATTTCTCTATTTGCGATAGTTTTCTATTTCTCTATTTGCGATAGTTTTCTATTTCTCCATTTGCGATAGTTTTCGAAAagctttgaaattttaatattttggtCTGAATATTACGTGTGTTTTCAGCAAAT from Linepithema humile isolate Giens D197 chromosome 2, Lhum_UNIL_v1.0, whole genome shotgun sequence encodes:
- the ken gene encoding transcription factor Ken, with amino-acid sequence MYTDGLLTLHYGKHPATLAAEVGAWYSGDRHVDVTLACDDGSVVKAHRVVLAAASPLLASLLRNPALDHVVHLSGVRKTQLNHLLEFLYNGQALIPSSELTPLRELFELLQIKSGLFEPNQPQTSSNSDSERVSTPQPSEGQESCSYESQYDSRQSNNPADCCSVLIKTEEGCEEEQEAEEQEPEPEVDVDVEGMEGESQVTDREGSIEPPRRRDSSDPVNLSLNSGASVTSDSSYDVIQRSEKQIFERRESLEEAEERKRQLAARLALGLEPGKRKPEEMPIPPAEAYVVTPHRKRRPGFHNAPAQNPAFVPFNPGFETPRRLQAPHPLSVSAPPYLQDRSVTPPSHRPQSADPASAAALEPHWNRWGLMQPARASQPLPPTDDSPRSTPVREYRCSYCGKQFGMSWNLKTHLRVHTGEKPFACRLCVAMFKQKAHLLKHLCSVHRSVIAGPDNTFSCCFCSSTNFVNLQDLIRHLSGPHNNLLLSKNIHREFNHE